In Vicia villosa cultivar HV-30 ecotype Madison, WI linkage group LG7, Vvil1.0, whole genome shotgun sequence, the DNA window ttattgtacTTATGAGCACACAAATATTTATCTGAAAGAAAATAGTCAGAAAGTTCTTTCTATAACAGTTTGGTTCGGTTAAAATTATAGCAGTTTCAATATTATAGCAGTTTGATTAGGTTTTTTAAAATTCTTGTTAGGGtttgattcaattcaattcatatTTTTAATTCAACCGAATCATATAAATTTTatctaaaattttaatttgacctataattttgatgatgaagatggcattaaaatgtcataaacatattttagtaaatttttttttaattagtcaCAAACACTTAACAATTTCAATATTATATTCCATATCACACGTCAACTATCATAGTCTATTTTATTCGGTTAAAGAATCACGATGGCGTTTTTTTAATAACAAGTAAAGATAAAGGACTTAATTCAAAAGTTTTACTAATTAATCatcttataaatttaaatttacttTCCTAAAAAATCGTAAAAATCATATTACAAACTTCATATCCAAATCCAAAAAATCAATAACATTGATCAAAATTTATTAAAACAAAACAtagtaattaataaataaaaatatgataataaaaGAACTAAATTAAAGCATATAGGTTTGAAAGAAAACATGTTGAAATTCAAGTGCAGCAGCTTCCACCAAAAACAGAAGGGAGCTTATGAACCCTACCCACCAATGGTTCACCATATCCATTTTTGATTCCCTAAGTTTCATTCAACTTATCAAATTCTCCATGTTTAATCTTTCTATATATTGTTCCAGCTGTTTTTATGAACGCTTCTTCAACATTTTCTGCACTTTTCGCCGAAACCTCCATGAAGATCAAACCATTCTCCTTCGCAAACTTCTCGCCTTCTTCAGTACTTACAGCGCGCTTCTTACTTAGATCACATTTGTTTCCGATTAACATAATGATCATACTCGAACTCGCATGTTGTCTTGCATCTTCTAACCAAGTAGCCAAGTGATCAAATGTCTCTCTCCTTGTTATATCATAAACAAGTAATGCACCTGCTGCTCCTCTATAATATGATCTTGTTATCGATCTGAACATTTCTTGACCTGCTGTGTCCCCTATTTGTAACTTGATTGGTTTACTATCAATGGTGATCATCCTTGTGCCGAATTCGACGCCAATTGTTACGTCATGGACAGGTTGAAAGCGGTTGTCAGTGAATTGAAGTTGAAGGCATGATTTTCCGACTCCGGTGTCTCCGATTATTATGAATTTGAAGAGGTATGCATAAGACATTTTTTCTGAATAAGGAATTGACAAAAAGGAAGCTATATAGAGAGTGGGTTTTGTGTTGAAGATTAAAAAAAACGATGCAGTATTTAAAGGGATGAAAATCATAACAAACTTCCTAAGATAGAGGGTAaagttcttttcattttttttagcgaaattttgaaacaaataatattaacaaaattcaaattttaatatgGAAAATTCAGTTAAAAaaacttttcctttttttttttcttctctttttatttttatttttttatcatttgacTACGGACGCTTTTGATGTTTAACTGATACATTTGTTGTATTTTGAAGATTATTCACcactttaatattatatattactaATTTAATTGGACTTTATACGCTTTAAAATAATACTGTCATCTTTTCCGTATACTAGTAAGACATTAAcaaattgcttataaaaaaaagagaaaatgggtcatgcagtgtaaaatatttttacacagtcaaccaatcaccaccatgcatctaattaaaacattcttttatttaaaaaaaacactaatgacatggcacattcatgattccctattggatgacagtgtaaaactattttacactgtcaggacactaccttttaactctaaaaAAAACTCATTAACAAATTTTTGATTTTAAAtcgataatttatttaataatttcccCTCAATATCTCATTTATATGTTTTCAATAattttctaattatattttaaagtgCGGTTATGCATACTTTTAGCATAATTGTTTACCaataaatatttagtttttattttgttgattaagTAAGGCATAgttcaacttaaaaatattatttaggaTTTAAGCTCAACTTTATATTTATGTGCCTAAGGTTTTGGTGGTTATTCTATTAGCTTCAAAATCACACGTTATAATGACATTTTTAAAGGTAAGAATGAAGACTCACATTTAATTACTTTATTAAAGagttaacaaaatatttttttttgtgaagaCCCATTTTAATCCCTCATAAATATTACACAATCTAAATTagtcttttacaaaaaaaagagTCCAATTTAGTCCccataaaatttaaccggaccatattagtctttctgtaaatatttttttcaaaaaagtcatgaatatttttttcataaaagtcataattgttttttatatagAATTGAACCCAGGACCTTTAGCCTATttcttaagtctttaccactaaTCTAATCTAATGtacattcatgacaaataatttctatgatttttagtaatattaaataattctgaatttaaaacaaaaaaagttaaaatttgtaccaATGGAATCTCAAACCCAAATCCGTTCAAGTTAAATgatacaactagacaaatcaatttctattatacttaaattaataatttcagaacaaatatttacttatttcaaataacaaacaaattaatatttactaattttaaataatacaaaaatttaaaaataaaattaataaaatataaatcctaaatgtaattaaacaaataaaattacattAATTGATATTTAATTGAAGTACTATTAAACTAATTGATCACTActtaattgaattactattaaactaattgatcactatttaatttgaattaactaaataattctaaaaattaatttattatttaatttaaattgattaaatattttagcaattatttaaattactactaaattaattaattattatttaattttaattagtttgatataagtaaatatttatttgttgtgttatttaatttcaattatatataatataatttctgtttattttaataatacttTTCTTTTATATATGGGTTACTTAAATCACTAATAAAGGAAAGAAACCCGGAGTATTTTAGAAtctgtttattttaataatacttttcttttacatatggGTTACCAACACatgtaaaaatataaaaaaaaaacaacaaattccaatcTTCTATAACAAGCGACTTCTGGCAAAGCGATTTCCGGCAACCCGATGACGTCTTCCGACAATCCTTCTCTATCGGTCTGGTAAGGCGCGGTGGGGCCTGTTTACAGAGATTTCTTAAACTCCTCGTCTTCGGTTTAAATTCCTGTTCTTAGGAACAGGGACCTTGTCGAGGGGTTTTATCCGAGATTTCTGTTAGGGGTTTACCATTGGTTTTAGTCAGGTGGGTAGCCATGTCCGGTGACGTTGTCGGCCCTGAAGGGGTTTGGAATTCTGTGACGAAGAAACATTTCAAAGCTTGGATCCCTAAATGGGATGTGTTCTCGGTGGGTAAGATGAAGGCGATGAAGAGGTTAGAATCGATCTATGTTTCACATTTTCCTAAGAGATGTGAGGCGAAGGATTTGTTTCAAGTGTTTGGGTGTATTGGGGAAATCTTTGAGGTTGCTATTTCGCCCAGGAGGAACAAGGTGGGAAAACGTTTCGGCTTCGCGAGATTTGTCGATGTTGCAGATGCACGCTTATTGGCGGTGAAGGTTGATAACGTGTCTTTTGATGGGGTTAAGATACACGCTAACGTTCCCAGATTCTCGAGAAAAGTCGCTGAGGGCTTTCCACGCAGAGTGTTGAAGAAGGATGATGTTCTTCCTAGCTTTAATGGAGGGAGGATTTTTGAAGGTCAGGGTGCGAATTCCGTGATTGATGCGTCGAGGAGAAATCCGCGTTCTTTCGTCGATGTGGTGGCTGACAGGTTTGAGGGTGGGGATAAGCTAGTGAATAAGAAACCTCCTTTGTCTTATTCTTCGATGGAGGAAGATAGAATTAGATTATCAAAAGCTTTGGTCGGGACGCTTCGGATTCCTGGGTCGGGATTGGGGATTCAATCACAGATGGAGAGAGCGGGATTCTTTGCTATCAAGGTGATTCCTCTTGGTGCAACCAAGTGTCTTTTGGAGGAAATTGAGGAAGGTTCTTTGGCTGATTTTACGAAGGAAGGTGAGGTATGGTGGCAGGATTGGTTCACCGAGGTTTCTGAATGGAAGTATGATTTGGTTGACCCATTTAGAACTGTGTGGCTTCGCTTTTGGGGCATTCCGGTTGTGGCATGGAATTCTGCTTTCTTCCAGACTTTGGCAAAGGAATGGGGCTCTTTGGTTTGTGTGGATGCGAGTACTGCGGATCGTAAAACAATGGAGATGGCTAGAATCCAATTGAAAGTGGAGATGGATGTAGTTTTTCCGGACTCAGTGGAGGTTTCAATTGATGGCAAGCTTTTTCGTTTGGTGATTCAACTTGAATCGACACAGTCCAGCTTCCGGTCAGGTATCATCAATTATTCTGCTTGTAATTCTGTTTCTTCTGACTCGATTAGTTCTGGTGGAGTCTGGTCCGAAGAATACATTGATGTTGAGGATGAATCGGTAGATAGTATAGAAGCCTTTTCGAGTGTTCTAAAGGTTGTGAATCCGGTATCGCGGATATCGGATATAGCTGTTAGTAAGGCTGGTTATTCTTCTGGTGTTTTAGCTAATAATGTTATAGTGGGTGACTCTGATATCTCTGTTGTTCCGAATTCCAATATTGGTGCTCCTGATGGTTGTTTTGATGAGGCGGTTCGGTCGGTAGGTCATGTCGGTTGTGACGACGAGGTTGATTCATTGGTTGGTAATGGTCTGTTTTTGAATAAGAAGAAGGACGGACTGGGAGCGTCTTCTGTTGTTGGGGAGGATGTGGTTCGAACTGTTCCCGGGCTGGTTTCTTCTGCTGTGGCTGCTGTTACTAACAGCAGTTTGGTTCTGGAAAATTTTAGGGATGAAAGGGAGATGGAGATTCCGGGTGGAGTGAAGGCCGATGGGGTGGCTGTCTATCGGCGGATTGTGGACCCAAAGCATATTTCTTTAGCCGCTGAGTGTGtggccaagaagaaaattttgtGTCCCAAAAGTGTTAAATTTAGGAACCTTATGGAGTTAGGGGCTGGGAGCTgtttaaagagaaagaaaattattaaaaacagGACCAAGAAAAAAATTAGTGGTGGGTATTCAAAGAAGGTTAAGGGAGGTGTTCCTTCGGGCTCGTTACAGGGACCTTTTTTGGATCCAGTTTCAACTCACAGTGGCGGAGAAAGTATTTGTTATGAGAATCTTTCGGAGAACGTTTTGATTGGCATTAATAATCCAAAACAGTGGGGTTTTGTTAACAAAGACGTGGAGGGTAAAATGAAGTCGGCGTGCGAAGAGTTGGGTCTGAGTAACTTGAAAGATCGATTCATCAATTTTGACAAGAAGGGGAGATCGGATCTAGAGGAGCATTTAATAATTGTCCCAAGGAAGAAGCTTTCAACTTCGTCTTTATGATAATTGGATCTTTTAATATTAGGGGGGAGGGAATGCCCTTAAGAGGAGAAGGATCAATTCTATTATTAAAAAGGGGGATGCGGATATTTTTATGATACAAGAAACAAAAATTACAAAGATGGAGGATTTTGTTGCGTGGGGTTTGTGGAGTAATTTGGAAGTGGGGTATTCCTTTTCGAACTCGATTGGTAGATCGGGAGGAATTCTAACTCTTTGGAGGAAGGATAGGATGGAAGTTCTTAATAGTTTTAAAGGAGAGGGCTACTTAGGGATAAAGGTGAAGTGGAAGGAGAATTTTTATTATGTTGTGAATATTTATTCTTCTTGTGTTCTACAAAAGAAGAAGGAATTATGGGACAATTTGTTAAAGTTGAAAAGCTCTTTTTCGGATGGGGAGTGGATCTTTGGAGGGGATTTTAATGCGTCTAAAAGCGTTCATGAAAGGAAAGGAAGATCGATGAGGGATATGGAGTCGGGTTCGGAGCTCTTTGCAAAGTTTATTGATAATAGTGGGTTAGTGGATGTCCCTAGcaaaggaaaaaaatttacttGGTATAGTGGTGATGGTAGATCCATGAGTCGGATTGATCGTTTCCTTGTGTCGAACAATGTTATTAATGATTGGGGAGTTGTTGGACAATTAGTTGGGGATCGTGATATTTCGGATCATTGCCCGGTGTGGCTTGTGGTGGATAAGCTTAATTGGGGACCTAAACCGTTTAAattcaacaatgaatggtttACTTTTAGttcttttcttccttttgttgaaaagGAATAGAAGGATATGGTCGTGGAAGGAAGAGGTGATTATGTGCTCAAAGAAAAACTTTCCCGGATTAAAGATAGATTGAGATGGTGGAACAAGACGgtttttggtagaattgatttggaGGTGGAGGAAGGAGTGAGAGATATCAATGAGGGGGATTCTAGGTTGGAGGACTCGACGGAGGATTTGATTGGAGAGTCTATTTTAGGTAGGCAAGAGGCCAATAAGAGATTTTGGTTGAACTTGAGGATAAAAGAGAATATGCTAGTTCAAAAATCTAGAATTAAATGGTTAAATGAAGGTGACTCGAATAGTGCGTTTTTTCACAAAGTTGTTAAAGAAAGAAGAAGATTTAATCATTTAGGTCCCATTGTTACTCAAGGAGGTATGGTGGATAAGGTTGAGGACGTAAGGGAGGAAGTTTGGAAGCATTTCTCTAATAAATTTTTGGAAGAAGATTCGGATAGAATCCTTTTGGATGGAATTCCCTTTAATAGCATTAGTTCTAATGATGCGACGTTTCTTGAAAGGCCTTTTCAAGAGGAGGAAATTATTAAAGAAGCCATAGATAGTTGTGGTGTTTCTAAgagtccgggtccggatggttTCTCCTTTATGTTTATAAAGAAGTGTTGTAGTTTCATCAAGGAGGACTTTTTAAACtttcttaattattttcattCCGGTGGTTTCATCTCTAAGGCGGTTACTTCCTCTTTTTTGTCTTTGGGTCCTAAGTCTTCTAGTCCTATCTTGTTGGATGATTATAGGCCCATTTGTTTAGTGGGATGTATGTACAAGGTGGTTTCGAAGATCTTGGCCGGGAGATTGAAGAGGGTTCTTCATTCTATTATTTCGTcttgtcaaagtgcttttgttccgaATAGACATCTCCTCGATGGGGTTTTGATTGCTAACGAGGTAGTGGATTTTGCGAAGAAAGAAGGTAGAGGGTGTCTTTTATTTAAGGTAGATTTCGAGAAGGCTTATGATAAATTTTCTTGGAATTTCCTTAGATATATGTTAAGAAGAATGGGGTTCGGAGAGAGGTGGAGGAAGTGGATGGAGAGGTTGGTTTTTCATAGTAATATGTCCGTTTTAGTTAATGGGTGTCCGACGAAGGAGTTTTGTGTTGAGAAAGGTCTAAGGCAAGGTGATCCTTTATCGCCTTTCCTTTTTGTGCTTATAGCCGAAGGCCTTACGGGTCTTGTTCGAAAGTCGATAAACAATGGTGTTTTTAAAGGAGTGGATTTTAATGACAATGTGGCGGTGGATatacttcaatttgcggatgatactttaTTGATAGGGGAGGGAAGTTAGAAGCAAGTGTGGGCTATTAAAGTGGTTTTGAAGGCTTTTGAGATGGTTTCGGGTCTTGGGATCAATTACCATAAAAGTAAGTTGATAGGTTTAAATGTATCTAGAAACTTTCTTGAGGCCGCCGCTTATGTGCTTTCTTGTAAAGTGGAGGATAGTTCTTTTCTTTTCCTTGGGATTAATATTGGGAGCAATCCGAGGAAATACGCTTCTTGGTTGCCTCTTTTATCGAAGATGAAGAAGCGCCTTGCGGGTTGGAAGAACCGTTTCCTTAGTTTGGGAGGAAGATTAACCCTTTTGAGATCTATTCTTGGTTCGCTTGCCATATTCACGATGTCTTTCTATAAGATTCCCCTAAAAGTGGTGAAGGAGATTTCAAAATtgcaaagtaattttctttggggaGGGGTGGTGGAGGACAATAAAAGAcgtattcattgggttagttggaagaatGTTTGCCTCCCGTTTGAATACGGAGGTCTCGGAATAAAAAATGTAGCGGATTTTAATATGGCTCTTCTTAACAAATGGAGGTGGAGAATTATCAAGGGAGAGAACTCGCTTTGGTATAACTTGTTGAAAGCCCGGTATGGTGACATCACCATGAAAAGCTTTTGTGGAGGTATGTCTTCTCTTTCTTCTCATAACTCTCCTTtctactcttcttctactccttcTTTTTCTTGGTGGTGGAAAGATTTACTTTCGCTTGGTAGCATTGAGGGGGAGGATCCTTTTTCCGGTAATTGTGGTTATAAATTGGGCATTGGGTATGCTACTCCTTTTTGGGAGGCAAAGTGGAGGAATAACTTGAGTTTGAAAGAGGAGTTTCAGGGCCTGGAGTTTTGCTGCCTTCACACTCCCAGACTGCTCCTCTAATCTCTTCGACAGAAAAAAGTCTCTCCATCCTTTCCACCATATTTGCCTCCAATCTATTGAATTCAATACCGACAGGAACAGGTCTGGAATTACAAGGCTCTTTAAAGAAATTTGCAAAATGTTGATGAATATGAGCTTTAACCTCCGCTACTCCCTCCACCGGACCACTAGGCGAAGCCACAGTCGTTAAAGAATTCCTTCTGATTCTCTCCTTAAGCGAGCTATGGAAGAATTTGGAGTTCATATCGCCTTCCTTGAGCCAGAGTTGACCGGATTTAACACGAAGCATACCTTCTTTCAGCGCCAGATTTTTCCAAATTTCATCAGCAACAACTCTTCTGGCCTCGACAGCATCCGACACTTCTCCTCCTACGTTAGAAATTAAGAACTGGTCCAGCTCATGTTGCTCTTCTATCTTCTCATCGATTTTTAAATCAAGCCACCCAAAAACTTCTTTGTTCCAGACCTTTaacttcatctttagattttttAGCTTCTCGTATAACACAAAGTCTCCTCTGCCTTTGATGTTCAGCAAATTCCACTCTGTTGACACAAAAGAATCAAAGTCCTTATGATTGTACCAGCtattattaaacctaaaaggTTTCGGGCCCCAGTCACTACCCCCCGATTTCAACCACACAGGGCAGTGGTCCGAAAGAGTTCTTTTGCCAATAGATTGATTATCGAGCTTCCACGGAGTTATCAGCTTCTTAGAGATTAGGAACCGATCCAATCTGCTCATAGCACCACCGCTCCCGCCGAACCAGGTAAATCTACCCCCAACACACGGTAAATCTATTAACTCCATCTCCTCCACGAAGTTAAAAAAATCAGCACAATCCCTACCACTTCTGTTAGAGTTCTTTCCCAACCTCTCCTCCTTAAACATAATAGAATTAAAGTCGCCTCCGACACACCATTCCTCCCCCGCAGAGTGATTCTTCAGCCTAAGCAAAGAATTCCACACTTCTCTTCGCATAACGGGATTACAAGGTGCGTAAACATTGACGAAATTTACGCACGTACCTTTAAGACAAGCCTTCAACCCAACAAAGCCCACACCTTTAAAAATTTGAATAAGCTCCAAAGACTTCCTCCTCCAAAGAATAGCCGAACCTCCGGAAGCACCACTGGAATCTAGATGAGTCCACTCTACGTCCTTGTCACCCCACAATTCTTCAGCCAAAGATTGATTGAAAGAAGAAATTTTTGTTTCCTGGATATAGCAAATATCTACCTTCGCAACCCTATTCGAAAAACCAATCCTTTTCCTCTTCAAAGAACAACCTCCTCATCTAATGTTCAAGGTTACAATAATCATTTCAGACAATCGATTATCGCCTTCTTTGGTTTCATCCCCTCCTTATCTCTCCTCTCCAAGCCTTCTATCTCTTTCAGAATGTCATCTTCTATTCCGTCACAGCCAATACCTAGTCTCTTAATTGACTCCTTGATCGTAAAAGCCATTTGAGAATCCTTATTGTTCTTCAACCTCCTATTGCATTGAACAATGTCATAATCCGTCGTTGACTCCCAGCACAGGTTCGTGCCTCCTGAAAAATTATCTTCGGGATCTTTGCTTATTTGTGAAACATTGATAGAGTTAGAGGGATTGGGGCCAAAATTAGGGTTGAGACAAGCAAAGTAGGGTTGTTGGATTTCAAAATTGTCTTCAATTCGGACCCTTTCCCCCAAATCCTTCATTGGCCGCACCTTCTTAGATTTGGGCCTATTTTTCACCGATAGAGAGCAGGGCCGGCCCAATCTATTATGTGGCcctgttctaattttaaaaatagacctaaattttaaaaaaaatatattattttaataattaaaaatgacaTAACACATATACAATTTAAAAACATTGGTACAATAAATACAATAGTCTAAAAATCTATTTCATAAACCACCAAACACAcatgacataaaaattaaaaaccacggaaatacaaaattataaaatCTATTACTAAATTATAATTCACAAACCACCAAACACACATTAGTACTTATAAATCACTCGCTCTAATGCTCGCTCTAATGCTCTGTTCCTGTTGCAATTTCGAAACcagttatttcaatttcaaaaGTCATAAACCAAACACACAATGAGACCAAAACAAACAACATATAACCTATAAAAGAGCAAACAAAACACAAACTCATAAAATCCTTATTCTAGTTTCAAAGTCATCGTTGTAAACATTTTATTCTAATTTCATAAACCCTTTACTCTAATTTCAAATTCATAAGACCAAAACACAAAACAGAAATTAACCATTTATTCCAATGTCAAAGTACAAAATCATAAACCCTTTATTCTAATTTCAAAAgaccaaaacaaaacacaaattaAAGAACAAACAACATAAGAACATCAGTTTGAAGAAATTTACCAATTGCACAGTCGTGTCGTCGTTGTTATGTGATATCTCGTTTTGTTTCGTCGCTGTTTTCGTTTAGGTTTAGACAATTAGGAATAATATACATAGGAAGAAACAAGGCACCGTTTGGAGCAAAAAGAAAGCATCATTTCACTTGTTAGAACTTTGAAGAAAGAGAAGTTTGAATTTTAGAAAAGAAATAGAGCGCCACAGTTTGGAGAAGAAAGACCACcgttgttgtaatttggagactGACAAACGTTTCACGTTTGGAGAAAAAAGAAGAACAAGGAAAGCCAATTCTGATTTTGGAAATTGAAAAGtatgtttttattataatatttatttaataattaaaaaaaatgagccCCTCATATTTTGAGGCCCAGCGCTGTGGAGCTTGTTGCGCTGGGAAAGGGCCGGCCCTGATAGAGAGCAGGCCTTGTTAAAGGAAAGTAAGCCCAAAGATAATGGCCCAACATTGGCTAGGCCCTTATCCAACTCCAAACCAGTTCTGACCCCACCTTTAGCAAATCTCGCTGGACAAGTAATAATCCTAGGACTGGCAACTGTCCCTCCCTCTGACTCTACATCCTTGATATTTGAAACTGCCTGTTTCAAGCCATTTTTTCTGTACATCACATCTGTACCTTCCTTAAAAACCTGGGAGATCTTTGAATTATCCTAAGGATAACAGTTTGGCAGTCCTTTGAATCATTTTTTGTATACTACTCACATGTATTACTAACacatta includes these proteins:
- the LOC131620033 gene encoding uncharacterized protein LOC131620033, which encodes MEDFVAWGLWSNLEVGYSFSNSIGRSGGILTLWRKDRMEVLNSFKGEGYLGIKVKWKENFYYVVNIYSSCVLQKKKELWDNLLKLKSSFSDGEWIFGGDFNASKSVHERKGRSMRDMESGSELFAKFIDNSGLVDVPSKGKKFTWYSGDGRSMSRIDRFLVSNNVINDWGVVGQLVGDRDISDHCPVWLVVDKLNWGPKPFKFNNEWFTFSSFLPFVEKE
- the LOC131618346 gene encoding ras-related protein RABB1c-like, translating into MSYAYLFKFIIIGDTGVGKSCLQLQFTDNRFQPVHDVTIGVEFGTRMITIDSKPIKLQIGDTAGQEMFRSITRSYYRGAAGALLVYDITRRETFDHLATWLEDARQHASSSMIIMLIGNKCDLSKKRAVSTEEGEKFAKENGLIFMEVSAKSAENVEEAFIKTAGTIYRKIKHGEFDKLNET